A genomic region of Homalodisca vitripennis isolate AUS2020 chromosome 5, UT_GWSS_2.1, whole genome shotgun sequence contains the following coding sequences:
- the LOC124362108 gene encoding troponin I isoform X5 — protein MADDEKRRIEEAKKAKQAEIDRKRAEVRRRMEEASKAKKAKKGFMTPERKKKLRLLLRKKAAEELKKEQERKAAERRRIIEERCGRPKNLDDANEAELQTSCIEFWEKMYDLEGDRFDLERTLRLKDWEIADLNSQVNDLRGKFVKPTLKKVSKYENKFAKLQKKAAEFNFRNQLKVVKKKEFTLEEEDKEKKTIVDFKKGDEKKVAEAEA, from the exons ATGGCCGACGATGAG AAAAGGCGCATCGAGGAG GCAAAGAAGGCAAAACAGGCGGAGATTGACCGCAAGAGGGCTGAGGTCCGTAGGCGGATGGAGGAGGCCTCCAAAGCCAAGAAGGCCAAGAAGGGTTTCATGACACCTGAGAGAAAGAAGAAGCTTAGG TTGCTGCTGAGAAAGAAAGCTGCTGAAGAACTGAAGAAGGAACAGGAACGTAAAGCAGCTGAAAGGAGAAGGATCATTGAGGAGAGGTGTGGCAGACCCAAGAACCTGGATGACGCCAATGAAG CGGAACTGCAGACTAGCTGTATTGAATTCTGGGAAAAAATGTATGATCTAGAGGGGGACAGATTTGATCTGGAACGCACCCTTAGGTTGAAAGATTGGGAG ATTGCCGACCTGAACAGCCAAGTCAACGACCTCCGTGGCAAATT TGTTAAGCCTACCCTCAAGAAGGTAtccaaatatgaaaataaattcgCCAAACTGCAAAAGAAGGCTGCAGAATTTAACTTCAGAAACCAGCTCAAGGTGGTTAAGAAGAAGGAATTCACCCTTGAAGAAGAGGACAAGGAG aaAAAGACCATCGTCGACTTCAAGAAGGGAGATGAGAAGAAGGTAGCTGAAGCGGAGGCATAA
- the LOC124362108 gene encoding troponin I isoform X4 — protein MADDEKRRIEEAKKAKQAEIDRKRAEVRRRMEEASKAKKAKKGFMTPERKKKLRLLLRKKAAEELKKEQERKAAERRRIIEERCGRPKNLDDANEADLQSLCTQYHNKIARLEGDKYDIEFKMTLRALEIADLNSQVNDLRGKFVKPTLKKVSKYENKFAKLQKKAAEFNFRNQLKVVKKKEFTLEEEDKEKKTIVDFKKGDEKKVAEAEA, from the exons ATGGCCGACGATGAG AAAAGGCGCATCGAGGAG GCAAAGAAGGCAAAACAGGCGGAGATTGACCGCAAGAGGGCTGAGGTCCGTAGGCGGATGGAGGAGGCCTCCAAAGCCAAGAAGGCCAAGAAGGGTTTCATGACACCTGAGAGAAAGAAGAAGCTTAGG TTGCTGCTGAGAAAGAAAGCTGCTGAAGAACTGAAGAAGGAACAGGAACGTAAAGCAGCTGAAAGGAGAAGGATCATTGAGGAGAGGTGTGGCAGACCCAAGAACCTGGATGACGCCAATGAAG CGGATCTGCAGTCGTTATGTACACAGTACCACAATAAGATCGCACGTCTCGAGGGCGACAAATATGATATAGAGTTTAAAATGACACTAAGGGCTTTAGAG ATTGCCGACCTGAACAGCCAAGTCAACGACCTCCGTGGCAAATT TGTTAAGCCTACCCTCAAGAAGGTAtccaaatatgaaaataaattcgCCAAACTGCAAAAGAAGGCTGCAGAATTTAACTTCAGAAACCAGCTCAAGGTGGTTAAGAAGAAGGAATTCACCCTTGAAGAAGAGGACAAGGAG aaAAAGACCATCGTCGACTTCAAGAAGGGAGATGAGAAGAAGGTAGCTGAAGCGGAGGCATAA
- the LOC124362108 gene encoding troponin I isoform X6 encodes MADDEKRRIEEAKKAKQAEIDRKRAEVRRRMEEASKAKKAKKGFMTPERKKKLRLLLRKKAAEELKKEQERKAAERRRIIEERCGRPKNLDDANEATLKKICQEYYKLVVDLETTKIDIEFEVERRDFEIADLNSQVNDLRGKFVKPTLKKVSKYENKFAKLQKKAAEFNFRNQLKVVKKKEFTLEEEDKEKKTIVDFKKGDEKKVAEAEA; translated from the exons ATGGCCGACGATGAG AAAAGGCGCATCGAGGAG GCAAAGAAGGCAAAACAGGCGGAGATTGACCGCAAGAGGGCTGAGGTCCGTAGGCGGATGGAGGAGGCCTCCAAAGCCAAGAAGGCCAAGAAGGGTTTCATGACACCTGAGAGAAAGAAGAAGCTTAGG TTGCTGCTGAGAAAGAAAGCTGCTGAAGAACTGAAGAAGGAACAGGAACGTAAAGCAGCTGAAAGGAGAAGGATCATTGAGGAGAGGTGTGGCAGACCCAAGAACCTGGATGACGCCAATGAAG CGACGCTGAAGAAAATCTGTCAGGAGTACTACAAACTCGTGGTGGATCTGGAAACTACCAAAATAGATATTGAGTTCGAAGTAGAACGGCGGGATTTCGAG ATTGCCGACCTGAACAGCCAAGTCAACGACCTCCGTGGCAAATT TGTTAAGCCTACCCTCAAGAAGGTAtccaaatatgaaaataaattcgCCAAACTGCAAAAGAAGGCTGCAGAATTTAACTTCAGAAACCAGCTCAAGGTGGTTAAGAAGAAGGAATTCACCCTTGAAGAAGAGGACAAGGAG aaAAAGACCATCGTCGACTTCAAGAAGGGAGATGAGAAGAAGGTAGCTGAAGCGGAGGCATAA
- the LOC124362108 gene encoding troponin I isoform X7, with protein MADDEAKKAKQAEIDRKRAEVRRRMEEASKAKKAKKGFMTPERKKKLRLLLRKKAAEELKKEQERKAAERRRIIEERCGRPKNLDDANEDFLKEVIQEYYDRMYICEGQKWDLEYEVRKRDYEIADLNSQVNDLRGKFVKPTLKKVSKYENKFAKLQKKAAEFNFRNQLKVVKKKEFTLEEEDKEKKTIVDFKKGDEKKVAEAEA; from the exons ATGGCCGACGATGAG GCAAAGAAGGCAAAACAGGCGGAGATTGACCGCAAGAGGGCTGAGGTCCGTAGGCGGATGGAGGAGGCCTCCAAAGCCAAGAAGGCCAAGAAGGGTTTCATGACACCTGAGAGAAAGAAGAAGCTTAGG TTGCTGCTGAGAAAGAAAGCTGCTGAAGAACTGAAGAAGGAACAGGAACGTAAAGCAGCTGAAAGGAGAAGGATCATTGAGGAGAGGTGTGGCAGACCCAAGAACCTGGATGACGCCAATGAAG ACTTCTTGAAGGAGGTTATCCAGGAATATTATGATCGCATGTATATTTGTGAGGGGCAGAAATGGGATTTGGAATATGAAGTTCGAAAAAGAGATTATGAG ATTGCCGACCTGAACAGCCAAGTCAACGACCTCCGTGGCAAATT TGTTAAGCCTACCCTCAAGAAGGTAtccaaatatgaaaataaattcgCCAAACTGCAAAAGAAGGCTGCAGAATTTAACTTCAGAAACCAGCTCAAGGTGGTTAAGAAGAAGGAATTCACCCTTGAAGAAGAGGACAAGGAG aaAAAGACCATCGTCGACTTCAAGAAGGGAGATGAGAAGAAGGTAGCTGAAGCGGAGGCATAA
- the LOC124362108 gene encoding troponin I isoform X8 has protein sequence MADDEAKKAKQAEIDRKRAEVRRRMEEASKAKKAKKGFMTPERKKKLRLLLRKKAAEELKKEQERKAAERRRIIEERCGRPKNLDDANEDDLKNICALYHERIHGLEDTKYDVEEIVKRKDYEIADLNSQVNDLRGKFVKPTLKKVSKYENKFAKLQKKAAEFNFRNQLKVVKKKEFTLEEEDKEKKTIVDFKKGDEKKVAEAEA, from the exons ATGGCCGACGATGAG GCAAAGAAGGCAAAACAGGCGGAGATTGACCGCAAGAGGGCTGAGGTCCGTAGGCGGATGGAGGAGGCCTCCAAAGCCAAGAAGGCCAAGAAGGGTTTCATGACACCTGAGAGAAAGAAGAAGCTTAGG TTGCTGCTGAGAAAGAAAGCTGCTGAAGAACTGAAGAAGGAACAGGAACGTAAAGCAGCTGAAAGGAGAAGGATCATTGAGGAGAGGTGTGGCAGACCCAAGAACCTGGATGACGCCAATGAAG ACGACCTGAAAAACATTTGTGCTCTGTATCACGAGCGTATCCACGGCTTGGAGGACACCAAGTATGATGTTGAGGAAATTGTTAAGAGAAAAGATTATGAG ATTGCCGACCTGAACAGCCAAGTCAACGACCTCCGTGGCAAATT TGTTAAGCCTACCCTCAAGAAGGTAtccaaatatgaaaataaattcgCCAAACTGCAAAAGAAGGCTGCAGAATTTAACTTCAGAAACCAGCTCAAGGTGGTTAAGAAGAAGGAATTCACCCTTGAAGAAGAGGACAAGGAG aaAAAGACCATCGTCGACTTCAAGAAGGGAGATGAGAAGAAGGTAGCTGAAGCGGAGGCATAA
- the LOC124362108 gene encoding troponin I isoform X3, with protein sequence MADDEKRRIEEAKKAKQAEIDRKRAEVRRRMEEASKAKKAKKGFMTPERKKKLRLLLRKKAAEELKKEQERKAAERRRIIEERCGRPKNLDDANEDDLKNICALYHERIHGLEDTKYDVEEIVKRKDYEIADLNSQVNDLRGKFVKPTLKKVSKYENKFAKLQKKAAEFNFRNQLKVVKKKEFTLEEEDKEKKTIVDFKKGDEKKVAEAEA encoded by the exons ATGGCCGACGATGAG AAAAGGCGCATCGAGGAG GCAAAGAAGGCAAAACAGGCGGAGATTGACCGCAAGAGGGCTGAGGTCCGTAGGCGGATGGAGGAGGCCTCCAAAGCCAAGAAGGCCAAGAAGGGTTTCATGACACCTGAGAGAAAGAAGAAGCTTAGG TTGCTGCTGAGAAAGAAAGCTGCTGAAGAACTGAAGAAGGAACAGGAACGTAAAGCAGCTGAAAGGAGAAGGATCATTGAGGAGAGGTGTGGCAGACCCAAGAACCTGGATGACGCCAATGAAG ACGACCTGAAAAACATTTGTGCTCTGTATCACGAGCGTATCCACGGCTTGGAGGACACCAAGTATGATGTTGAGGAAATTGTTAAGAGAAAAGATTATGAG ATTGCCGACCTGAACAGCCAAGTCAACGACCTCCGTGGCAAATT TGTTAAGCCTACCCTCAAGAAGGTAtccaaatatgaaaataaattcgCCAAACTGCAAAAGAAGGCTGCAGAATTTAACTTCAGAAACCAGCTCAAGGTGGTTAAGAAGAAGGAATTCACCCTTGAAGAAGAGGACAAGGAG aaAAAGACCATCGTCGACTTCAAGAAGGGAGATGAGAAGAAGGTAGCTGAAGCGGAGGCATAA
- the LOC124362108 gene encoding troponin I isoform X2 has product MADDEKRRIEEAKKAKQAEIDRKRAEVRRRMEEASKAKKAKKGFMTPERKKKLRLLLRKKAAEELKKEQERKAAERRRIIEERCGRPKNLDDANEDFLKEVIQEYYDRMYICEGQKWDLEYEVRKRDYEIADLNSQVNDLRGKFVKPTLKKVSKYENKFAKLQKKAAEFNFRNQLKVVKKKEFTLEEEDKEKKTIVDFKKGDEKKVAEAEA; this is encoded by the exons ATGGCCGACGATGAG AAAAGGCGCATCGAGGAG GCAAAGAAGGCAAAACAGGCGGAGATTGACCGCAAGAGGGCTGAGGTCCGTAGGCGGATGGAGGAGGCCTCCAAAGCCAAGAAGGCCAAGAAGGGTTTCATGACACCTGAGAGAAAGAAGAAGCTTAGG TTGCTGCTGAGAAAGAAAGCTGCTGAAGAACTGAAGAAGGAACAGGAACGTAAAGCAGCTGAAAGGAGAAGGATCATTGAGGAGAGGTGTGGCAGACCCAAGAACCTGGATGACGCCAATGAAG ACTTCTTGAAGGAGGTTATCCAGGAATATTATGATCGCATGTATATTTGTGAGGGGCAGAAATGGGATTTGGAATATGAAGTTCGAAAAAGAGATTATGAG ATTGCCGACCTGAACAGCCAAGTCAACGACCTCCGTGGCAAATT TGTTAAGCCTACCCTCAAGAAGGTAtccaaatatgaaaataaattcgCCAAACTGCAAAAGAAGGCTGCAGAATTTAACTTCAGAAACCAGCTCAAGGTGGTTAAGAAGAAGGAATTCACCCTTGAAGAAGAGGACAAGGAG aaAAAGACCATCGTCGACTTCAAGAAGGGAGATGAGAAGAAGGTAGCTGAAGCGGAGGCATAA
- the LOC124362108 gene encoding troponin I isoform X1, producing MADDEKRRIEEAKKAKQAEIDRKRAEVRRRMEEASKAKKAKKGFMTPERKKKLRLLLRKKAAEELKKEQERKAAERRRIIEERCGRPKNLDDANEGSLKKVCQDYHTRIADLEDKKFDIEYIVKKKDFEIADLNSQVNDLRGKFVKPTLKKVSKYENKFAKLQKKAAEFNFRNQLKVVKKKEFTLEEEDKEKKTIVDFKKGDEKKVAEAEA from the exons ATGGCCGACGATGAG AAAAGGCGCATCGAGGAG GCAAAGAAGGCAAAACAGGCGGAGATTGACCGCAAGAGGGCTGAGGTCCGTAGGCGGATGGAGGAGGCCTCCAAAGCCAAGAAGGCCAAGAAGGGTTTCATGACACCTGAGAGAAAGAAGAAGCTTAGG TTGCTGCTGAGAAAGAAAGCTGCTGAAGAACTGAAGAAGGAACAGGAACGTAAAGCAGCTGAAAGGAGAAGGATCATTGAGGAGAGGTGTGGCAGACCCAAGAACCTGGATGACGCCAATGAAG GTTCTTTGAAGAAGGTGTGCCAAGACTATCATACAAGGATTGCTGACTTGGAAGACAAGAAATTTGACATTGAATATATTGTTAAGAAAAAAGACTTTGAG ATTGCCGACCTGAACAGCCAAGTCAACGACCTCCGTGGCAAATT TGTTAAGCCTACCCTCAAGAAGGTAtccaaatatgaaaataaattcgCCAAACTGCAAAAGAAGGCTGCAGAATTTAACTTCAGAAACCAGCTCAAGGTGGTTAAGAAGAAGGAATTCACCCTTGAAGAAGAGGACAAGGAG aaAAAGACCATCGTCGACTTCAAGAAGGGAGATGAGAAGAAGGTAGCTGAAGCGGAGGCATAA
- the LOC124362108 gene encoding troponin I isoform X10: protein MADDEKRRIEEAKKAKQAEIDRKRAEVRRRMEEASKAKKAKKGFMTPERKKKLRLLLRKKAAEELKKEQERKAAERRRIIEERCGRPKNLDDANEDFLKEVIQEYYDRMYICEGQKWDLEYEVRKRDYEIADLNSQVNDLRGKFVKPTLKKVSKYENKFAKLQKKAAEFNFRNQLKVVKKKEFTLEEEDKEPKKSEKAEWQKK from the exons ATGGCCGACGATGAG AAAAGGCGCATCGAGGAG GCAAAGAAGGCAAAACAGGCGGAGATTGACCGCAAGAGGGCTGAGGTCCGTAGGCGGATGGAGGAGGCCTCCAAAGCCAAGAAGGCCAAGAAGGGTTTCATGACACCTGAGAGAAAGAAGAAGCTTAGG TTGCTGCTGAGAAAGAAAGCTGCTGAAGAACTGAAGAAGGAACAGGAACGTAAAGCAGCTGAAAGGAGAAGGATCATTGAGGAGAGGTGTGGCAGACCCAAGAACCTGGATGACGCCAATGAAG ACTTCTTGAAGGAGGTTATCCAGGAATATTATGATCGCATGTATATTTGTGAGGGGCAGAAATGGGATTTGGAATATGAAGTTCGAAAAAGAGATTATGAG ATTGCCGACCTGAACAGCCAAGTCAACGACCTCCGTGGCAAATT TGTTAAGCCTACCCTCAAGAAGGTAtccaaatatgaaaataaattcgCCAAACTGCAAAAGAAGGCTGCAGAATTTAACTTCAGAAACCAGCTCAAGGTGGTTAAGAAGAAGGAATTCACCCTTGAAGAAGAGGACAAGGAG CCCAAGAAATCGGAGAAGGCCGAATGGCAGAAGAAATGA
- the LOC124362108 gene encoding troponin I isoform X11, which produces MADDEKRRIEEAKKAKQAEIDRKRAEVRRRMEEASKAKKAKKGFMTPERKKKLRLLLRKKAAEELKKEQERKAAERRRIIEERCGRPKNLDDANEADLQSLCTQYHNKIARLEGDKYDIEFKMTLRALEIADLNSQVNDLRGKFVKPTLKKVSKYENKFAKLQKKAAEFNFRNQLKVVKKKEFTLEEEDKEPKKSEKAEWQKK; this is translated from the exons ATGGCCGACGATGAG AAAAGGCGCATCGAGGAG GCAAAGAAGGCAAAACAGGCGGAGATTGACCGCAAGAGGGCTGAGGTCCGTAGGCGGATGGAGGAGGCCTCCAAAGCCAAGAAGGCCAAGAAGGGTTTCATGACACCTGAGAGAAAGAAGAAGCTTAGG TTGCTGCTGAGAAAGAAAGCTGCTGAAGAACTGAAGAAGGAACAGGAACGTAAAGCAGCTGAAAGGAGAAGGATCATTGAGGAGAGGTGTGGCAGACCCAAGAACCTGGATGACGCCAATGAAG CGGATCTGCAGTCGTTATGTACACAGTACCACAATAAGATCGCACGTCTCGAGGGCGACAAATATGATATAGAGTTTAAAATGACACTAAGGGCTTTAGAG ATTGCCGACCTGAACAGCCAAGTCAACGACCTCCGTGGCAAATT TGTTAAGCCTACCCTCAAGAAGGTAtccaaatatgaaaataaattcgCCAAACTGCAAAAGAAGGCTGCAGAATTTAACTTCAGAAACCAGCTCAAGGTGGTTAAGAAGAAGGAATTCACCCTTGAAGAAGAGGACAAGGAG CCCAAGAAATCGGAGAAGGCCGAATGGCAGAAGAAATGA
- the LOC124362108 gene encoding troponin I isoform X9, which yields MADDEKRRIEEAKKAKQAEIDRKRAEVRRRMEEASKAKKAKKGFMTPERKKKLRLLLRKKAAEELKKEQERKAAERRRIIEERCGRPKNLDDANEGSLKKVCQDYHTRIADLEDKKFDIEYIVKKKDFEIADLNSQVNDLRGKFVKPTLKKVSKYENKFAKLQKKAAEFNFRNQLKVVKKKEFTLEEEDKEPKKSEKAEWQKK from the exons ATGGCCGACGATGAG AAAAGGCGCATCGAGGAG GCAAAGAAGGCAAAACAGGCGGAGATTGACCGCAAGAGGGCTGAGGTCCGTAGGCGGATGGAGGAGGCCTCCAAAGCCAAGAAGGCCAAGAAGGGTTTCATGACACCTGAGAGAAAGAAGAAGCTTAGG TTGCTGCTGAGAAAGAAAGCTGCTGAAGAACTGAAGAAGGAACAGGAACGTAAAGCAGCTGAAAGGAGAAGGATCATTGAGGAGAGGTGTGGCAGACCCAAGAACCTGGATGACGCCAATGAAG GTTCTTTGAAGAAGGTGTGCCAAGACTATCATACAAGGATTGCTGACTTGGAAGACAAGAAATTTGACATTGAATATATTGTTAAGAAAAAAGACTTTGAG ATTGCCGACCTGAACAGCCAAGTCAACGACCTCCGTGGCAAATT TGTTAAGCCTACCCTCAAGAAGGTAtccaaatatgaaaataaattcgCCAAACTGCAAAAGAAGGCTGCAGAATTTAACTTCAGAAACCAGCTCAAGGTGGTTAAGAAGAAGGAATTCACCCTTGAAGAAGAGGACAAGGAG CCCAAGAAATCGGAGAAGGCCGAATGGCAGAAGAAATGA
- the LOC124363456 gene encoding piggyBac transposable element-derived protein 3-like codes for MPLFVNLKILKKEPRGTFHQITDTDTNITLVRYMDNSVFTIASTATGVHPEGKAKRWSSSNKKHIVVPQPNCVNWYNMNMGGVDRLDENVSTYRIHIRNKKWYLAQWLQYMLNVSMNNAWILYRMTPKGAEEQLDLLGFTRYIVRTYMRTCTKPSILCWTAKPDSIQ; via the coding sequence ATGCCCCTCTTCGTAAACCTCAAGATTCTCAAGAAAGAACCAAGAGGTACTTTCCATCAAATAACTGACACAGACACCAACATAACACTTGTAAGATACATGGACAACAGTGTTTTTACTATAGCGTCGACAGCAACAGGCGTTCATCCTGAGGGGAAAGCAAAGCGTTGGTCCtctagcaataaaaaacacatcgtTGTGCCACAGCCAAACTGTGTCAATTGGTACAATATGAATATGGGTGGGGTGGATAGGCTAGATGAAAATGTATCTACCTACCGTATTCATATTCGCAACAAAAAGTGGTATTTGGCCCAATGGTTGCAATACATGCTGAATGTGAGTATGAATAATGCTTGGATTTTATACAGAATGACGCCAAAAGGAGCTGAAGAACAATTAGATCTTCTTGGATTCACCCGCTACATTGTCCGTACGTACATGCGAACATGCACAAAGCCATCGATCCTCTGCTGGACGGCCAAGCCAGACAGTATCCAGTAG